In a single window of the Biomphalaria glabrata chromosome 5, xgBioGlab47.1, whole genome shotgun sequence genome:
- the LOC106058346 gene encoding uncharacterized protein LOC106058346 encodes MEQWATVLLFLKTVLLIIPAHSRRISLNKLNVTVGDVTTTTITLFWDYLEEIDLNDDIYMYVTYNKQTILPHNDNNDCSLIIKMCVLRNLHPGTTYDVQLQIGARGGNDSLQSFKVATLTLHEKAPPELSWWLIYVMTPPLAVIVLVLVIILLCRICRCCCWGQHSINESNGTRSVESRTTNEWIQNTVKTMPSATPAGYDQPRTHCSNQSEDNSLLLKTTPILPIKSRQALKNTGSFRCGKQAPLSSPPSVPDLYVNASSGQQPAPSELYANSSPVDLHTPHGEVRRGVQNSSEFVTYSNTDDLNQMLGNARKMFPLL; translated from the exons ATGGAGCAGTGGGCTACAgtcttgttatttttaaaaactgtgcTTCTAATTATTCCGG CCCACTCAAGAAGAATATCACTGAATAAATTAAATGTGACTGTCGGCGATGTAACAACTACAACAATAACATTGTTCTGGGATTATCTAGAAG aaatcgATCTGAATGAtgacatatatatgtatgtgacGTACAACAAACAGACGATTCTTCCACATAATGACAACAACGATTGTTCACTGATTATAAAGATGTGTGTATTAAGAAATTTACATCCTGGAACAACATATGA TGTCCAACTACAAATAGGAGCTAGAGGTGGAAATGACTCTTTACAAAGCTTTAAGGTCGCCACTTTAACTTTGCACGaaaaag CCCCGCCAGAACTTAGTTGGTGGTTGATTTATGTGATGACACCGCCACTAGCTGTCATCGTTTTGGTCTTAGTAATAATTTTATTGTGTAGGATCTGCCGGTGCTGTTGTTG ggGACAACACAGTATTAATGAATCTAACGGAACAAGAAGTGTGGAAAGTCGAACTACTAACGAATGGATTCAG AATACAGTGAAAACAATGCCATCAGCTACACCTGCGGGATACGATCAGCCCAGAACTCATTGCAGCAACCAATCTGAGGACAATTCTCTTCTATTGAAAACTACACCAATCTTGCCAATCAAATCCAGACAAGCACTCAAGAACACTGGAAGCTTCCGCTGCGGTAAACAAGCTCCACTGTCATCGCCACCCTCCGTGCCTGACCTCTACGTCAACGCGAGCTCTGGACAGCAACCTGCGCCCTCTGAGCTGTATGCTAACTCTTCTCCCGTGGACCTACACACTCCTCACGGAGAGGTCAGAAGAGGTGTCCAGAATTCATCTGAGTTTGTGACTtattctaatacagatgatctcaATCAAATGTTGGGTAACGCCAGAAAAATGTTTCCATTattgtag